One Osmerus eperlanus chromosome 13, fOsmEpe2.1, whole genome shotgun sequence genomic region harbors:
- the LOC134032190 gene encoding ubiquitin-conjugating enzyme E2 D2-like isoform X2, with protein sequence MALKRIHKELVDFGRDPPAQCSAGPVGDDMFHWQATIMGPNDSPYQGGVFFLTIHFPTDYPFKPPKVAFTTRIYHPNINSNGSICLDILRSQWSPALTISKVLLSICSLLCDPNPDDPLVPEIARIYKTDPPKYEKTAKEWTQKYAM encoded by the exons atGGCTTTAAAACGCATTCACAAG GAGCTGGTGGACTTTGGACGGGATCCCCCTGCACAGTGTTCTGCTGGCCCAGTGGGAGACGACA TGTTTCACTGGCAAGCGACGATCATGGGGCCT aATGACAGCCCTTACCAAGGAGGTGTGTTTTTCCTGACTATTCATTTCCCTACAGATTACCCTTTCAAACCACCTAAG GTTGCCTTCACTACAAGAATCTATCACCCTAACATCAACAGTAATGGCAGCATCTGCTTGGATATACTAAGGTCACAGTGGTCGCCAGCCCTAACTATTTCTAAAG tacTGTTGTCCATCTGTTCCCTCCTATGTGATCCCAACCCTGACGACCCCCTGGTGCCAGAGATCGCACGCATCTATAAGACAGACCCGCCCAA ATATGAGAAAACAGCTAAGGAATGGACTCAGAAGTATGCCATGTGA
- the LOC134032190 gene encoding ubiquitin-conjugating enzyme E2 D2-like isoform X1 yields MALKRIHKELVDFGRDPPAQCSAGPVGDDMFHWQATIMGPNDSPYQGGVFFLTIHFPTDYPFKPPKVAFTTRIYHPNINSNGSICLDILRSQWSPALTISKVLLSICSLLCDPNPDDPLVPEIARIYKTDPPKYNRLAREWTDKYAML; encoded by the exons atGGCTTTAAAACGCATTCACAAG GAGCTGGTGGACTTTGGACGGGATCCCCCTGCACAGTGTTCTGCTGGCCCAGTGGGAGACGACA TGTTTCACTGGCAAGCGACGATCATGGGGCCT aATGACAGCCCTTACCAAGGAGGTGTGTTTTTCCTGACTATTCATTTCCCTACAGATTACCCTTTCAAACCACCTAAG GTTGCCTTCACTACAAGAATCTATCACCCTAACATCAACAGTAATGGCAGCATCTGCTTGGATATACTAAGGTCACAGTGGTCGCCAGCCCTAACTATTTCTAAAG tacTGTTGTCCATCTGTTCCCTCCTATGTGATCCCAACCCTGACGACCCCCTGGTGCCAGAGATCGCACGCATCTATAAGACAGACCCGCCCAA GTACAATAGACTAGCGAGGGAGTGGACAGACAAGTATGCCATGCTGTAG
- the LOC134032480 gene encoding DELTA-thalatoxin-Avl1a-like has translation MSAPPPVEPLSMNVASRSVRIQITNQTNIYTLMNPQVAMMSGVVYARPASTVKPMESEVSSFIKKSIWPTGSVGVMTYELQSDNSSKDEILAIMFSVPFDYMVYSNWFGVEFYDHGRACDEKLFDEMEDERRRMCGSEIYSEGKFLKVKAKMLDQANSVLTVELSTRK, from the exons ATGTCAGCTCCACCGCCGGTTGAGCCTCTGTCAATGAACGTAGCCAGCAGGAGTGTCAGGATTCAGATCACCAACCAAACCAACATCTACACTCTGATGAACCCACA GGTAGCCATGATGAGTGGGGTTGTCTATGCCCGACCTGCATCCACAGTCAAGCCCATGGAGAGTGAAGTCAGCTCCTTCATTAAAAAAAGCATATGGCCAACAGGCAGTGTTGGTGTTATGACCTATGAATTGCAAAGTGACAACAGCTCCAAAGACGAGATCTTAGCCATCATGTTCTCTGTGCCCTTTGACTACATGGTGTACAGTAACTGGTTTGGTGTGGAGTTCTATGATCATGGCCGTGCCTGTGACGAGAAATTGTTCGATGAGATGGAGGATGAAAGAAGAAGGATGTGTGGCTCAGAAATCTACTCTGAAGGAAAGTTCCTCAAGGTGAAGGCCAAAATGCTTGACCAGGCCAACAGCGTCCTCACGGTGGAGCTATCAACAAGAAAATGA